A window of Rubricoccus marinus contains these coding sequences:
- the nhaA gene encoding Na+/H+ antiporter NhaA, with translation MRTLVSSFQDFFRTEAAGGILLLFCAVVAFAWANSPLAASYADLWGMYVTVGAGSFEISKPLLLWVNDGLMALFFFVVGLEIKREVLVGELSNPKKAALSVIAAVGGAAIPALIYVAVNAGIGSPERIAGWGVPMATDIAFALGVLALLGTRAPLALKIFLTALAIADDLMAVMVIALFYTAELKLGALALGVGLVALLAVLNKLGVRKTWPYALIGLVIWVAFLKSGVHATVAGVLVALTIPASRIIDAPAFLERAQGYLATFADKMKPGQAEPTGEQMYALHALEESVEAVETPLARLEHGLHGFVAFFVMPVFALANAGVALGAGAGALLTDAVALGIAAGLIVGKPVGVLALAWVAVRTGLASLPEGVSWRQMVGVAFLTGIGFTMSIFIANLAFTTDPALLDSAKLGILVASLVSGVVGYVLLRTSSPAAVSKA, from the coding sequence ATGAGAACCCTCGTCTCGTCCTTCCAGGACTTCTTCCGCACCGAAGCCGCTGGCGGCATCCTGCTCCTGTTCTGCGCCGTGGTCGCGTTCGCGTGGGCCAACAGCCCGCTCGCGGCGTCGTACGCGGATCTGTGGGGCATGTACGTCACCGTTGGCGCGGGTTCGTTCGAGATCTCGAAGCCGCTGCTCTTGTGGGTCAACGACGGCCTGATGGCGCTCTTCTTCTTTGTGGTCGGGCTGGAGATCAAGCGCGAGGTGCTCGTGGGCGAGCTGTCCAACCCGAAAAAGGCAGCGCTCTCCGTGATCGCGGCCGTCGGTGGCGCGGCCATCCCGGCCCTTATCTACGTGGCCGTCAACGCCGGGATCGGAAGCCCGGAGCGCATCGCGGGCTGGGGCGTGCCGATGGCGACCGACATCGCGTTCGCGCTCGGCGTGCTGGCGCTGCTGGGCACGCGCGCGCCTCTGGCGCTGAAGATCTTCCTGACCGCCCTCGCGATCGCGGATGACCTCATGGCCGTGATGGTGATCGCCCTCTTCTACACGGCCGAGTTGAAGCTGGGAGCGCTCGCGCTGGGCGTTGGACTGGTTGCGCTGCTTGCCGTCCTGAACAAGCTGGGCGTGCGCAAAACGTGGCCGTACGCGTTGATCGGTCTCGTGATCTGGGTCGCGTTCCTTAAGAGCGGCGTCCACGCGACGGTCGCGGGCGTGCTCGTGGCGCTGACTATCCCCGCCTCGCGCATCATCGACGCCCCGGCGTTTCTGGAGCGCGCGCAGGGCTATCTCGCCACGTTCGCGGACAAGATGAAGCCCGGCCAGGCTGAGCCGACGGGCGAGCAGATGTACGCGCTGCACGCGCTTGAGGAGAGCGTCGAAGCCGTTGAAACGCCTCTGGCGCGACTGGAGCACGGGCTTCATGGCTTCGTGGCGTTTTTCGTGATGCCGGTCTTTGCTCTAGCCAACGCAGGCGTCGCGCTCGGCGCCGGCGCCGGCGCCCTGCTGACCGACGCCGTCGCGCTCGGCATTGCGGCGGGCCTCATCGTTGGCAAGCCTGTGGGCGTGCTGGCATTGGCGTGGGTCGCGGTGCGCACCGGCCTCGCTTCTCTCCCCGAGGGCGTCTCGTGGCGCCAGATGGTCGGCGTGGCGTTTCTGACCGGCATCGGCTTCACGATGTCCATCTTTATCGCCAACCTC